In Clostridium sp. DL-VIII, the following proteins share a genomic window:
- a CDS encoding PilZ domain-containing protein, whose product MNNFNLEVNDKLEVVMGDKIYRALIIDVQEDFLRINLPVNNGEYLMLNPKEEIEMNSYLDENGCFNFYSKIISRGREGNIIYYEISKPFNITKIQRRNFFRVSLVDEVEYKIITNAKEEEFDNIPYEKGLMVDLSAGGLKLKGNGKIDGTDLILVNFKLNSIQFEVKCDIVRIENTMDKQKLCGLRFLDITNAQSEKIIQGLFEIVRRQRANA is encoded by the coding sequence GTGAATAATTTTAACTTAGAAGTAAATGATAAACTAGAAGTGGTGATGGGAGATAAAATATACAGGGCTTTAATAATAGATGTGCAGGAAGATTTTTTGAGAATAAATTTACCGGTGAATAATGGAGAGTATTTAATGCTTAATCCAAAAGAAGAGATTGAAATGAATTCGTACTTAGATGAGAATGGATGTTTTAATTTTTATTCTAAAATAATATCTAGAGGCAGGGAAGGAAATATAATATATTATGAAATATCCAAACCCTTTAATATAACTAAAATACAAAGAAGAAATTTCTTTAGAGTTAGTCTTGTTGATGAAGTAGAATACAAAATAATTACTAATGCTAAAGAAGAAGAGTTTGATAATATTCCTTATGAAAAGGGTCTTATGGTAGATCTAAGTGCTGGTGGATTAAAATTAAAGGGAAATGGAAAAATTGATGGGACGGATTTGATTTTAGTTAATTTCAAATTAAATTCAATTCAATTTGAAGTAAAGTGCGATATTGTAAGAATTGAGAATACAATGGATAAACAAAAATTATGCGGTCTAAGATTTTTAGATATAACAAATGCACAAAGTGAAAAAATTATTCAAGGTCTTTTTGAAATAGTGAGAAGACAAAGAGCAAATGCTTAA
- a CDS encoding MinD/ParA family protein — translation MLDQAESLRKLINNEQEENKQVSTKIITVTSGKGGVGKSNFVVNLAITLQNKGKKVLIFDADLGMGNDDVLMGLYPKHNIFDILFTGLEIKDIIIEGTNGVHLIPAGSALTKAQDLEEDQRKMFLEKLEALDEYDYIFMDTGAGVNRDVLSFVAASEELIIVTTPEPTSLTDGYSLIKATDHYKLKDKAKIVVNKAFTKEEGEETFKKFDRAVSRFLKINIEYLGSILEDKKLVQSVRQQKPFVVLYPNCDAAKDIENIAMRLIGQDVSTMDGAKGLFRRLFNIFS, via the coding sequence ATGCTAGATCAGGCAGAATCATTAAGAAAATTGATTAACAATGAGCAAGAAGAAAACAAACAAGTTTCTACTAAAATTATTACAGTAACATCAGGAAAAGGTGGAGTTGGTAAAAGTAATTTCGTTGTGAATTTAGCTATAACTCTTCAAAATAAAGGGAAAAAAGTATTGATTTTTGATGCAGATCTAGGGATGGGAAACGATGACGTACTAATGGGATTATATCCAAAACATAATATATTCGATATACTATTTACTGGCTTGGAAATTAAAGATATAATTATAGAAGGAACTAATGGAGTTCATTTAATTCCGGCTGGATCGGCTTTGACTAAAGCACAAGATTTAGAAGAAGATCAGAGAAAAATGTTCTTAGAAAAACTTGAGGCATTAGATGAGTATGACTATATTTTTATGGATACAGGTGCTGGAGTCAATAGGGATGTTTTATCTTTCGTAGCAGCCTCTGAGGAATTGATTATAGTAACTACTCCAGAACCTACATCATTAACAGATGGCTATAGTTTAATTAAAGCTACAGATCATTATAAGCTAAAAGATAAAGCAAAAATTGTTGTAAATAAGGCTTTTACTAAGGAAGAAGGCGAAGAAACCTTTAAAAAGTTTGACAGAGCAGTGAGCAGATTTTTAAAGATAAATATTGAGTATTTGGGAAGCATATTAGAAGATAAAAAGTTAGTGCAAAGCGTAAGACAACAAAAGCCTTTTGTTGTATTGTATCCGAATTGTGATGCAGCTAAGGATATTGAAAATATAGCTATGAGACTCATTGGACAAGATGTAAGTACTATGGATGGAGCAAAAGGGTTATTTAGAAGATTATTCAACATATTTTCGTAG
- the flhF gene encoding flagellar biosynthesis protein FlhF, with the protein MIIKKYLVKNMNEGLTRIRYELGKDAIIISQRKVRRPGIKGMFSKKVIEVTAAVENSSNENKGNAKQEKSYNNNDEEFQNSLESIKRLMQDEVLVAPKPVEVKESIKPAEGLADKILEHNSNVEKESIQNGREEYQANGRVGNYINKLDDTIEEKTAIKNTKEDIKNEEANIEAIHKEVSELKNLLNKVIKSSPSYEESSISFSKDRLHKLDIDEEFQDAIVNILEESSEEGIDETEALRDIFERDILISRKNLNGRVVLVGPTGVGKTTTIAKLAGRLSLIEKKRVGLITVDTYRIGAIEQLKTYAEIMNIPFKVVITMKEMEDAIEHMKDCDVVLIDTTGRSSKNAMQISELRAFVQKANPDHVNMVISATTKNSDIKGILKGYSELEYDNIIITKLDETTVYGSLYNIVKIANKPISFITTGQNVPDDIMVPEKEEIASFILGEEILC; encoded by the coding sequence ATGATTATAAAAAAATATCTTGTAAAAAATATGAATGAAGGTCTGACTCGGATACGATATGAATTGGGAAAAGATGCTATTATAATAAGTCAGAGAAAAGTCAGGAGACCAGGAATTAAAGGCATGTTTTCTAAGAAGGTAATTGAAGTTACAGCAGCAGTTGAAAATTCTTCAAATGAAAATAAAGGCAATGCCAAACAAGAGAAAAGTTATAATAATAATGATGAAGAATTTCAAAACTCTTTAGAAAGTATAAAGAGACTAATGCAGGATGAAGTATTAGTTGCACCAAAGCCAGTTGAAGTTAAAGAAAGCATAAAACCAGCTGAAGGCTTAGCTGATAAAATATTAGAGCATAATTCTAATGTGGAAAAAGAAAGTATTCAAAATGGCAGAGAAGAGTATCAAGCAAATGGACGAGTAGGAAATTATATTAATAAATTAGATGATACCATTGAAGAAAAGACTGCTATAAAAAATACTAAAGAAGACATAAAAAATGAGGAAGCTAATATAGAAGCTATACACAAAGAGGTAAGTGAATTAAAGAATTTATTAAATAAAGTAATAAAGAGTTCTCCTTCTTATGAAGAAAGCTCTATAAGTTTTTCAAAGGATAGATTACATAAGTTAGATATCGATGAAGAATTTCAAGACGCTATTGTCAATATATTAGAGGAAAGTTCTGAAGAAGGTATTGATGAAACAGAAGCCCTAAGGGATATTTTTGAAAGAGATATTCTAATATCTAGGAAAAACTTAAATGGACGTGTTGTATTAGTTGGACCTACAGGGGTTGGGAAGACTACAACTATAGCAAAGCTTGCAGGAAGGCTTTCGCTTATTGAAAAGAAAAGAGTCGGGTTAATAACAGTAGATACATATAGAATCGGAGCTATAGAACAGTTAAAAACCTATGCTGAAATAATGAATATTCCTTTTAAAGTAGTAATTACTATGAAGGAAATGGAAGATGCAATTGAGCATATGAAAGATTGTGATGTTGTATTAATAGACACAACAGGAAGAAGCAGCAAGAATGCAATGCAAATTTCAGAACTCAGGGCTTTTGTTCAAAAAGCAAATCCTGATCATGTAAATATGGTAATAAGTGCAACAACTAAAAATAGTGATATAAAAGGTATATTGAAGGGTTATTCAGAACTTGAATATGATAATATTATAATAACGAAACTTGATGAAACCACTGTATATGGATCATTATATAATATAGTAAAGATTGCGAATAAACCGATTAGTTTTATAACTACAGGACAAAATGTACCTGATGATATAATGGTGCCAGAAAAAGAAGAAATTGCAAGTTTCATCCTAGGGGAGGAAATTCTATGCTAG
- the flhA gene encoding flagellar biosynthesis protein FlhA produces MEFGNKRLNVKDNLDVVISFAVIAIVLMIIIPLPKQMIDILLALNITVSIVIILITMFTTSVLQLSVFPTLLLVTTLFRLALNISSTRLILTEADAGTIIHAFGNFVIRGNYVVGIVIFLIIVVIQFMVITNGAGRVSEVSARFTLDAMPGKQMSIDADLNSGLIDEAGAKQKRKDLQAEADFFGAMDGASKFVKGDAIAGIIITVINIIGGIIIGVLQKNMSAADAAQTYTILTVGDGLVSQVPALLISTASGILVTRSNSTENLGDTLSKQLTAFPIATGIASAIMLFLGIIPSMPKIPFFAASLAMGTLTYLLYKDAAVKEAASYVSEEEEIIQAERKEPENVMNLVSVEPMEVEIGYGLIPLADEATGGDLLQRIASVRRQCAIEMGIIVQPIRIRDNLQLKTNEYIIKIRGTLIASSELMPSMLLCMDPTGENSDIPGIKTIEPTFGLPAVWINKDQREEAEIKGLTVVDPTTVMVTHLTETIKSHSYELLGRQEVKLIVDNAKEKYSAVVEELIPDLLTIGELQKVLQNLLREKVPIKDIVTIMESLADNAKNTRDLEVLTEYVRFSLARTICNQVVDENRAISVVTLDPNLEEIIANNTQKSVQGSFPTVDPDTTTKILTSIKDTVESVYFYNNQPIILVSPNIRPVFRKLIEMVFPHIMVISLNEVPNDVQINSEGVVRI; encoded by the coding sequence TTGGAGTTCGGTAATAAAAGGCTAAATGTAAAAGATAATTTAGACGTAGTAATATCATTTGCTGTAATTGCTATAGTTTTAATGATAATAATACCATTACCTAAACAAATGATTGATATACTTTTAGCATTAAATATAACAGTATCTATAGTTATAATTTTAATTACAATGTTTACAACCAGCGTGTTGCAGCTTTCAGTTTTTCCTACGTTATTGTTGGTTACAACATTGTTTAGACTAGCACTTAACATATCTTCAACAAGATTAATACTTACAGAAGCTGATGCAGGAACAATAATTCATGCTTTTGGTAACTTTGTAATAAGAGGAAACTATGTTGTTGGTATAGTAATATTTTTAATTATAGTTGTAATTCAATTTATGGTTATTACTAATGGTGCTGGAAGAGTATCAGAAGTATCGGCAAGATTTACACTTGATGCAATGCCAGGTAAACAAATGAGCATTGATGCGGATTTAAATTCTGGATTAATAGATGAGGCTGGCGCAAAGCAAAAAAGAAAAGATCTACAAGCTGAAGCTGATTTTTTTGGGGCTATGGATGGTGCGTCTAAATTTGTAAAGGGTGATGCTATAGCAGGGATTATAATTACAGTTATAAATATAATAGGCGGCATTATAATAGGTGTGCTTCAAAAAAACATGAGTGCAGCCGATGCAGCTCAGACATATACAATCTTAACTGTAGGAGATGGTCTTGTAAGCCAGGTACCAGCGCTTCTTATATCAACGGCTTCTGGTATTTTGGTTACACGTTCGAATAGTACAGAAAACCTTGGAGATACATTGTCTAAACAATTGACAGCATTTCCAATTGCAACAGGAATTGCAAGTGCTATAATGTTATTTTTGGGAATCATACCTAGTATGCCTAAAATTCCTTTCTTCGCAGCATCTTTAGCAATGGGGACATTAACTTATTTGCTGTATAAAGATGCAGCTGTCAAGGAAGCAGCAAGTTATGTATCTGAAGAAGAGGAAATTATTCAGGCAGAACGTAAGGAGCCAGAAAATGTTATGAATTTAGTCTCTGTTGAGCCAATGGAAGTTGAGATAGGTTATGGTCTTATACCACTTGCAGATGAAGCAACAGGCGGAGATTTACTTCAAAGAATTGCGTCTGTTAGAAGGCAGTGTGCTATAGAAATGGGAATTATAGTACAGCCTATAAGAATTAGGGATAATCTTCAACTCAAAACAAATGAGTACATAATAAAAATTAGAGGAACACTTATTGCTTCTTCAGAATTAATGCCAAGTATGTTATTATGCATGGACCCAACTGGAGAGAACTCGGATATACCTGGAATAAAAACAATTGAACCGACATTTGGACTTCCAGCAGTTTGGATTAATAAGGATCAAAGAGAAGAAGCAGAAATTAAAGGTTTAACTGTAGTTGACCCAACAACTGTTATGGTTACTCACTTGACAGAAACCATAAAGAGTCATTCTTATGAATTGCTCGGAAGGCAGGAAGTTAAACTTATTGTTGACAATGCAAAAGAAAAATACAGTGCAGTTGTTGAAGAACTCATACCAGACTTGTTGACAATTGGAGAGCTTCAAAAAGTATTACAAAATTTACTTAGAGAGAAAGTTCCTATTAAAGATATTGTTACCATAATGGAGTCGTTAGCAGATAATGCGAAAAATACTAGAGATTTAGAAGTTTTAACTGAGTATGTTAGATTCTCACTAGCCAGAACTATTTGCAACCAGGTAGTTGATGAAAATAGAGCAATTTCTGTTGTAACTTTAGATCCGAACTTAGAAGAAATTATAGCAAATAATACCCAAAAGTCAGTGCAGGGATCTTTCCCAACTGTAGATCCAGATACGACAACGAAAATACTTACAAGTATTAAAGATACTGTAGAGTCAGTATATTTTTATAATAATCAACCAATTATATTGGTTTCTCCAAATATAAGACCTGTGTTTAGAAAATTAATTGAAATGGTATTTCCTCATATAATGGTGATTTCATTAAATGAAGTGCCAAATGATGTTCAAATTAATAGTGAAGGAGTCGTAAGAATATAG
- a CDS encoding fused FliR family export protein/FlhB family type III secretion system protein — MVDTAYFLALFLVFLRITSYFITVGVFFPSGTPQIMQGTFSLILAYGIISGVDYSSVNAIDSGYILAFYAVSEVLTGVILGYITNLVFQAVRLAGAWMDIHAGFSMVSVLDPQSNTTSTLLGNFTYFISLAFFFIVDGHHVIINMLVESTKIIPIGKTIVYQETLMQVMQTIFNFFALGIEIAIPIVLIIVLTDVCLGLISRTVPTIPIMIFGMPIKNMLGLITFIILLPLMMKMVGTAIYNLPSIFRDIVNLIPAAPLVLIFANDDKTEEATPKKKSESRKKGQIARSKDVSVAITMVVCTMLISSLWGMLTNGFKDVIMYFLKFPMLEGFQMDTLNNIVITVIIKIASYLLPFSLSIMVGGIVASLLQTGFIITAEPLKPSLGKLNPISGFKNIFSKRSIVDLSKNMVVIIIVTVIACNYITKNYQNILGISNIYLPSLSDEVKNLVVGIFKQICIVLVIIAAIDYFLQFRMHSEDMKMTKQEVKDEYKQSEGDPQLKGKIKQKQREIGMRRMMSSVADATVVITNPTHLAIALKYEEGGNMEVPKVVAKGADYVALRIKSIAKENEVPVIENKALARLMYDRVEIDDDIPKDLYQAVAEILVVVMKLKKK, encoded by the coding sequence ATGGTGGATACGGCCTACTTTCTTGCTTTATTTTTAGTATTTTTACGGATAACTTCATATTTTATAACTGTAGGAGTATTTTTCCCAAGTGGAACACCTCAAATCATGCAAGGTACATTTTCGCTTATATTGGCATATGGAATCATATCTGGAGTAGATTATTCTAGTGTAAATGCTATAGATAGCGGATATATTCTAGCATTTTATGCTGTTAGTGAGGTACTGACTGGAGTTATATTAGGATATATAACTAATTTGGTTTTTCAAGCAGTAAGATTAGCTGGAGCATGGATGGATATTCATGCAGGATTTTCAATGGTATCTGTATTAGATCCGCAAAGTAATACTACATCAACTTTGCTTGGGAATTTTACATATTTTATTTCATTAGCATTTTTTTTTATAGTAGATGGCCATCATGTCATTATAAATATGCTTGTTGAAAGTACAAAGATAATACCTATTGGTAAAACCATTGTTTATCAAGAAACGTTAATGCAGGTGATGCAGACTATATTCAATTTTTTTGCACTAGGGATAGAGATAGCAATCCCAATAGTATTAATAATAGTATTAACTGATGTGTGTTTAGGATTGATTTCAAGGACAGTACCAACTATTCCAATTATGATTTTTGGTATGCCTATAAAAAACATGTTAGGTTTGATTACATTTATTATATTACTACCGCTTATGATGAAAATGGTAGGAACAGCTATATATAATCTGCCTAGTATTTTTAGAGATATAGTTAATTTGATACCAGCAGCTCCGCTAGTATTAATCTTTGCAAATGATGATAAAACGGAAGAAGCAACTCCAAAAAAGAAAAGCGAATCCAGAAAAAAAGGTCAGATAGCTAGAAGTAAGGATGTGTCAGTTGCAATAACAATGGTTGTGTGCACAATGTTAATATCTAGCTTATGGGGAATGTTAACTAACGGATTTAAAGACGTAATAATGTATTTTTTAAAATTTCCTATGCTGGAAGGATTTCAGATGGATACATTAAATAATATAGTGATTACTGTAATAATAAAGATAGCGAGTTATTTGCTGCCTTTTTCATTATCCATAATGGTTGGAGGAATTGTAGCAAGCTTACTGCAAACAGGATTCATAATAACGGCAGAGCCATTAAAACCTTCTTTAGGAAAGCTAAACCCTATATCAGGATTTAAGAATATATTTTCAAAAAGAAGCATAGTGGATTTATCTAAAAATATGGTTGTAATAATAATAGTAACAGTAATAGCATGTAACTATATTACAAAGAACTATCAAAACATATTAGGAATTTCAAATATATATTTACCTTCATTAAGTGATGAAGTGAAAAACTTAGTAGTGGGTATTTTTAAGCAAATATGTATAGTACTTGTTATTATTGCAGCTATAGATTATTTTTTACAATTCAGAATGCATAGTGAAGATATGAAAATGACAAAACAGGAAGTTAAAGATGAATATAAACAATCAGAAGGAGACCCTCAGCTTAAAGGAAAGATTAAGCAAAAGCAAAGGGAAATCGGAATGAGAAGAATGATGTCATCTGTTGCAGATGCTACTGTTGTAATAACAAACCCTACTCATTTAGCAATTGCTTTAAAGTATGAAGAGGGCGGGAATATGGAAGTTCCAAAGGTAGTAGCTAAAGGTGCTGATTATGTTGCTCTTAGAATAAAAAGCATTGCAAAAGAAAATGAGGTTCCGGTTATTGAGAATAAAGCACTTGCAAGATTAATGTATGACAGAGTAGAAATAGATGATGATATACCTAAAGATTTATATCAGGCAGTTGCTGAAATTTTAGTAGTTGTAATGAAGCTTAAGAAAAAGTAA
- the fliQ gene encoding flagellar biosynthesis protein FliQ yields MTQAMLNAVVKETIITAAKVSAPILIVVLVLGLVISIIQATTQIQEQTLSFVPKLVAAAVVGILLGSWMLQTIMSFTTRIFDLISKIVT; encoded by the coding sequence ATGACACAAGCAATGCTTAACGCGGTTGTTAAAGAAACTATAATAACGGCAGCAAAAGTATCTGCACCTATTTTAATAGTAGTTCTTGTATTAGGCTTAGTTATAAGTATTATTCAGGCAACGACTCAGATACAAGAGCAAACACTAAGTTTTGTTCCTAAGTTAGTAGCAGCAGCAGTTGTCGGAATACTTTTAGGCAGCTGGATGCTTCAAACAATCATGTCTTTTACAACTAGAATTTTTGATTTAATTTCAAAGATTGTTACATAA